A single window of Grus americana isolate bGruAme1 chromosome 6, bGruAme1.mat, whole genome shotgun sequence DNA harbors:
- the ASDURF gene encoding ASNSD1 upstream open reading frame protein, whose product MSGRPPRQEEGESAKLRHKEELSRRIKEQKVVVDELSNLKKNRKVYRQQPNSNIFFLVDRTETLSQCKNTLDELKKAHQEMENSEKTKIKK is encoded by the exons ATGTCGGGCCGCCCGCcgcggcaggaggagggggagagcgCGAAGCTGCGCCACAAGGAGGAGCTGAGCCGGAGG ATTAAAGAGCAGAAGGTTGTAGTTGATGAGCTTTCTAATTTGAAGAAGAACCGT aaagttTATAGGCAGCAACCTAATAGCAACATATTCTTCCTTGTAGACCGAACAGAAACGTTATCTCAATGCAAAA ATACATTAGATGAATTAAAGAAGGCACATCAGGAGatggaaaattcagaaaagactAAAATCAAGAAATAG